A region of Halalkaliarchaeum desulfuricum DNA encodes the following proteins:
- a CDS encoding MFS transporter codes for MASNASERSPIDLFRDLEFVALASIRFVSGMAFATIIIALALYADLFEASGIAAGLFGSAYAIVRLVLVLPLGRKIDLGNSKRYLLVGLGLNVLLLVGYIFVSALEHVIFLRGFQAVGSMILWITGVAVVGEIAPDTERGLWIGTYNQVRSIASLGGDLVGGVLLFVYGFTTTYTVLIILTVISTAMVFAFLRDDPGTRADPEEATGVESLIRLLRRRAILALVVFRFSFSFGKMAVIIFLPIYARTEFGMNAFLIGGILAGGKLTKGLAQGYVGAWADRVGREEWFIFAGTVGYAIGTAMIPAAAFASLFLTAVTVSGIGREIVVVPGFFFLFVAYAILGFADSLRLPTSMALFVEEGEYFDSAAGSLSLRSVSWQVGAIFGPVVVGATFDHVSFFGGFWLAAGVMIVAGIVFLFLFEAEAAPKETTVEN; via the coding sequence GTGGCAAGCAACGCTTCCGAACGGAGTCCGATCGACCTGTTTCGCGACCTCGAGTTCGTCGCGTTAGCGTCGATCCGGTTCGTCAGTGGGATGGCCTTCGCGACGATCATCATCGCGCTCGCGCTCTATGCGGATCTCTTCGAGGCGTCGGGTATCGCGGCAGGGCTGTTTGGGAGTGCCTACGCGATCGTCAGACTCGTTCTCGTGCTTCCACTGGGCCGGAAGATAGACCTCGGGAACTCGAAGCGATACCTGCTCGTCGGACTCGGACTCAACGTCCTGTTGCTGGTTGGATACATCTTCGTCAGTGCTCTCGAGCACGTCATCTTCCTCCGTGGCTTCCAGGCTGTCGGGTCGATGATCCTCTGGATCACCGGGGTGGCGGTCGTCGGCGAGATCGCTCCCGATACCGAGCGCGGCCTCTGGATCGGGACGTACAACCAGGTTCGCTCGATCGCGAGTCTCGGCGGGGACCTGGTCGGTGGCGTCCTGCTGTTCGTCTACGGATTCACCACCACCTACACGGTACTGATCATCTTGACGGTGATATCGACGGCGATGGTGTTCGCGTTCCTTCGGGACGATCCGGGGACGCGCGCGGATCCGGAGGAGGCGACCGGTGTCGAGTCGTTGATCCGGTTGCTCAGGCGGCGGGCGATCCTGGCACTCGTCGTCTTCCGGTTCTCGTTCAGTTTCGGTAAGATGGCGGTGATCATCTTCCTCCCGATCTACGCGCGGACGGAGTTCGGGATGAACGCGTTTCTCATCGGCGGGATTCTCGCTGGAGGTAAGTTGACGAAGGGACTCGCGCAGGGATACGTCGGTGCGTGGGCGGACCGCGTCGGCAGGGAGGAGTGGTTCATCTTCGCGGGTACCGTTGGCTACGCGATCGGCACGGCGATGATCCCGGCTGCGGCCTTCGCATCGCTGTTCTTGACCGCCGTGACCGTATCCGGGATCGGCAGGGAGATCGTCGTCGTTCCGGGGTTCTTCTTCCTGTTTGTCGCGTACGCCATCCTCGGATTCGCGGATAGCCTCCGGCTTCCGACGAGCATGGCGCTGTTCGTCGAGGAAGGGGAGTATTTCGACTCGGCTGCCGGCAGTCTCTCGCTCCGGTCTGTATCATGGCAAGTCGGCGCGATATTCGGGCCCGTGGTCGTCGGTGCGACCTTCGACCACGTCTCCTTTTTCGGCGGGTTCTGGCTTGCCGCAGGGGTGATGATCGTCGCCGGGATCGTTTTCCTGTTCCTCTTCGAAGCAGAGGCAGCACCGAAAGAAACCACGGTCGAAAACTGA
- a CDS encoding TspO/MBR family protein — translation MPTNRSFGLPSGREALLALGFVVGVNALGALPAILFGSETGWVDRPWFYPPEILFPIVWTLLFTLLGLALYRVWRRGTGRRDVRVAFGVFAGQFALNLVWTPVFFGLQRPDLGLAVIVALWIGIVATIAAFDRVDRVAAALVVPYLLWVSFAAVLNYAIYVA, via the coding sequence ATGCCCACGAACCGCTCGTTCGGACTTCCCTCCGGTCGTGAGGCGCTGCTCGCGCTCGGATTCGTCGTCGGCGTCAACGCCCTCGGTGCGCTTCCGGCGATTCTGTTCGGCTCCGAAACCGGTTGGGTCGACCGGCCGTGGTTCTATCCCCCCGAGATCCTCTTTCCGATCGTCTGGACGCTGCTTTTCACCCTGCTCGGTCTTGCGCTGTATCGGGTATGGCGCCGGGGAACTGGCCGCCGCGACGTGCGGGTCGCGTTCGGTGTTTTCGCCGGCCAGTTCGCGCTCAACCTCGTCTGGACGCCGGTCTTTTTCGGCCTTCAGCGGCCGGATCTGGGGCTGGCGGTGATCGTCGCTCTCTGGATCGGGATCGTCGCCACGATCGCCGCCTTCGACCGTGTCGACCGGGTGGCCGCCGCCCTGGTCGTTCCATATCTGCTGTGGGTGTCGTTTGCGGCGGTTCTCAACTACGCGATCTACGTCGCCTGA
- a CDS encoding tyrosine-type recombinase/integrase, with amino-acid sequence MYLEAKQDELREKTLSGQKYRLEAFVQWCDEEGVENLNELSGRDMYEYRIWRREGHGEDREEIAPVTLRGQLATLRSFLRFCEEIDAVTEGLREKVPLPVVSDAEGVSDTTLEPDRAEAILDYLNRFNYASRRHVMLLLMWHTGARVGGIRALDLDDCDLASDHPGVEFVHRPEVDTPLKNGEGGERWNAITPRVARVVQDYIENNREEVTDDYGRRPLITTSQGRVAVSTLRDNLYAITRPCWRTGACPHDRDLEECEATAYVHASKCPSSRSPHDVRSGRVTAYHRQEVPRRVVSDRLNASEDVLDKHYDRRGAREKAEQRRDYLPDL; translated from the coding sequence ATGTACCTCGAAGCGAAGCAGGACGAACTGCGGGAGAAGACCCTCTCCGGTCAGAAGTACCGCCTCGAGGCGTTCGTGCAGTGGTGTGACGAGGAGGGTGTCGAGAACCTCAACGAACTCTCCGGACGGGATATGTACGAGTACCGGATCTGGCGGCGGGAGGGTCACGGGGAAGATCGGGAAGAAATCGCCCCGGTGACGCTCCGGGGGCAGCTCGCCACGCTCCGGTCGTTCCTCCGGTTCTGCGAGGAGATCGATGCGGTCACCGAGGGGCTTCGCGAGAAGGTCCCGCTTCCGGTGGTGAGTGACGCCGAGGGAGTGAGTGATACCACGCTCGAACCCGACCGGGCCGAGGCGATACTCGACTACCTGAATCGATTCAACTACGCCTCTCGTCGCCACGTGATGCTGTTGCTGATGTGGCACACCGGCGCGCGAGTCGGTGGAATCCGGGCGCTGGATCTCGACGACTGTGATCTCGCGAGTGATCACCCGGGAGTCGAGTTCGTCCACCGTCCAGAGGTGGACACGCCCTTGAAGAACGGTGAAGGGGGCGAACGCTGGAACGCGATCACGCCGCGAGTCGCCCGGGTGGTGCAAGACTACATCGAAAACAACCGCGAAGAAGTCACCGACGACTACGGCCGTCGCCCCCTGATCACGACGAGTCAGGGCCGGGTGGCGGTGTCGACACTTCGCGATAACCTGTACGCGATCACCCGCCCGTGTTGGCGCACCGGCGCCTGCCCTCACGATCGCGATCTCGAGGAGTGCGAGGCGACGGCGTACGTCCACGCCTCGAAGTGTCCCTCTTCCCGGTCGCCCCACGACGTTCGGAGCGGCCGGGTGACGGCGTATCACCGCCAGGAAGTTCCCCGCCGGGTGGTGAGCGATCGCCTCAACGCGAGCGAGGACGTCCTCGACAAACACTACGATCGGCGGGGTGCTCGAGAGAAGGCCGAACAACGACGCGATTACTTACCGGACCTATGA
- a CDS encoding rhodanese-like domain-containing protein encodes MDKIRPSELDRQLSAGEDPFLLDIRRRDSFRNGSIDEAHNVPVYSDLQRGDDSTFRDQLDEIPRDEDVVVICKAGIVAKKATAILNEEGYDAATLLGGMSGWNGYQNGTIGYKLRSLLWRAVG; translated from the coding sequence ATGGACAAGATTAGGCCGTCGGAGCTCGACCGGCAACTCTCCGCCGGCGAGGACCCGTTTCTCCTGGACATCCGTCGCCGAGACTCGTTTCGGAACGGGAGCATCGACGAGGCACACAACGTCCCGGTGTACAGCGACCTCCAGCGCGGGGACGACTCGACGTTCCGGGATCAGTTGGACGAGATCCCCCGAGACGAGGACGTTGTCGTGATCTGCAAGGCCGGCATCGTTGCGAAAAAGGCGACTGCGATCCTGAACGAGGAAGGGTACGACGCCGCCACGCTCCTGGGTGGGATGAGCGGCTGGAACGGCTACCAGAACGGAACGATCGGCTACAAATTGCGGTCGCTGCTGTGGCGGGCGGTGGGTTGA
- the thrS gene encoding threonine--tRNA ligase yields the protein MSESDAQADVTVVLPDGSQLSVPEGSTVEDVAYEIGPGLGRDTVAGVVDGELVDKAAVVPDGARLEIVTEDADEYLQVLRHTAAHVFAQALQRLYPEAKLAIGPPTDEGFYYDVTGVDLDEDDLAEIEDEMERIVEADYELHRVERPREEAIEGYSDNRFKREILEDEAADEEVVSFYVQDDWEDLCRGPHVESTGEVGAVTLLNISSAYWRGDEDNETLTRVYGTAFETESDLEGYLERREEAKKRDHRKIGREMNLFSIPTVTGPGLPLYHPNGKTVLRELEEYANELNRDAGYEEVETPHLFRTELWKKSGHYDNYRDDMFLLDVNDEEYALKPMNCPGHATIFDQKSWSYRELPKQYFENGKVYRKEQRGELSGLSRVWSFTIDDGHLFVREDQIEGEVRQVMDLIFEVIETFDLEVEVALATRPEKSVGSDEIWDSAESQLREVLETDGYDYDLEPGDGAFYGPKIDFAFEDALGRSWDGPTVQLDFNMPERFDLTYTGEDNAEHRPVMIHRALYGSYERFFMVLIEHFDGNFPLWLAPEQVRILPVSDETLGYAHRVKNELAEAGFRVEVEDRDWTVGRKIRAGHDDRLPYMLVVGPDEEESGTVSVRDRFEREKGDVELEAFRSHLETEREEKRTEPDFLA from the coding sequence ATGAGCGAGAGCGACGCCCAGGCAGACGTGACGGTCGTCCTTCCGGACGGATCACAGCTTTCCGTACCGGAGGGATCGACAGTCGAGGACGTCGCCTACGAGATCGGGCCGGGGCTGGGCAGGGACACCGTCGCGGGTGTCGTCGACGGCGAACTGGTCGACAAAGCAGCCGTCGTTCCCGACGGCGCGCGCCTCGAGATCGTCACCGAGGACGCCGATGAGTACCTGCAGGTACTTCGACACACCGCAGCCCACGTGTTCGCACAGGCGCTCCAGCGACTGTATCCGGAGGCGAAACTCGCGATCGGCCCCCCGACCGACGAGGGCTTCTACTACGACGTGACGGGCGTCGACCTCGACGAGGACGACCTCGCGGAGATCGAAGACGAAATGGAGCGGATCGTCGAGGCCGACTACGAACTCCACCGCGTCGAGCGCCCACGCGAGGAGGCGATCGAGGGCTACTCGGACAACCGATTCAAACGCGAGATCCTCGAAGACGAGGCCGCAGACGAGGAGGTCGTCTCCTTTTACGTCCAGGACGACTGGGAGGACCTCTGTCGAGGGCCACACGTCGAGTCGACCGGCGAGGTCGGCGCCGTGACCCTCCTGAACATTTCGTCTGCGTACTGGCGCGGCGACGAGGACAACGAGACGCTCACCCGGGTGTACGGCACAGCGTTCGAGACCGAAAGCGATCTCGAGGGGTATCTCGAGCGGCGCGAGGAGGCCAAAAAGCGCGATCACCGGAAAATCGGCCGGGAGATGAACCTGTTTTCGATCCCGACGGTGACGGGTCCCGGGCTCCCGCTGTATCACCCCAACGGCAAGACCGTGCTCCGTGAACTCGAGGAGTACGCCAACGAACTCAACCGGGATGCCGGCTACGAGGAGGTCGAAACGCCGCACCTGTTCCGCACGGAGCTGTGGAAGAAGTCCGGCCACTACGACAACTACCGGGACGACATGTTCCTGCTGGACGTCAACGACGAGGAGTACGCGCTCAAGCCGATGAACTGTCCGGGCCACGCGACGATCTTCGATCAGAAGTCCTGGTCCTACCGGGAGCTCCCCAAGCAGTACTTCGAGAACGGGAAGGTGTACCGGAAAGAGCAGCGCGGCGAGCTGTCCGGACTCTCGCGGGTGTGGTCGTTCACCATCGACGACGGCCACCTGTTCGTCCGCGAGGACCAGATCGAAGGGGAGGTCCGACAGGTGATGGATCTCATCTTCGAGGTGATCGAGACGTTCGACCTCGAGGTGGAGGTGGCGCTTGCGACCCGGCCGGAGAAGTCGGTCGGCAGCGACGAAATCTGGGACTCTGCGGAGTCACAGCTGCGGGAGGTGCTCGAAACCGACGGCTATGACTACGACCTCGAACCCGGCGACGGCGCCTTCTACGGTCCGAAGATCGACTTCGCGTTCGAGGACGCACTCGGCCGCAGCTGGGACGGGCCGACCGTCCAGCTGGACTTCAACATGCCCGAACGGTTCGATCTCACCTACACGGGCGAGGACAACGCCGAGCACCGCCCGGTGATGATTCACCGGGCGCTGTACGGCAGCTACGAGCGCTTCTTCATGGTGCTCATCGAACACTTCGACGGGAACTTCCCGCTGTGGCTCGCCCCCGAACAGGTCAGAATCCTTCCGGTGAGCGACGAGACGCTCGGCTACGCCCACCGCGTGAAAAACGAACTCGCGGAGGCGGGGTTCCGGGTCGAGGTCGAGGACCGCGACTGGACGGTCGGGCGGAAGATCCGGGCCGGTCACGACGACCGGCTGCCGTACATGCTGGTCGTCGGCCCCGACGAGGAGGAGTCCGGGACCGTTTCCGTGCGGGATCGGTTCGAGCGGGAAAAAGGGGACGTCGAACTGGAAGCGTTCCGCTCACACCTCGAAACCGAACGCGAGGAGAAACGGACCGAACCGGATTTCCTCGCGTGA
- the trkA gene encoding Trk system potassium transporter TrkA, which translates to MKIVIVGAGEVGGAIASGLCDNHDVTVVDIREDRVDELNYSMDLLAIHGDCTDVDTLEDAEVESADMFLAATDDDETNIVACATARAISDAFTVARIKDSKYLRTWRRTEQAFGIDFMVATNLLAAESIARVAALPTARAADFFADGTVQMAEFDVCEGSPIAGETVEEADQYDSLTFAAVLRNGDVEIARGGTRIDVGDRIVVIGSSQSVHEFARDSVPEAMRHEATEVVIAGGSEIGYHVARLLNEQGLSTRLVEEDETRARKLAENLPDTLVMHSDATDAGFLEREHVGDADILVSALDSDEKNLLESLLADELGIERTISVIDQSSYVGLFERIGVDVAINPRNVVAEEITRFTQSGNTENIAFIETDKAEVLEIEIDEESVLAGRPIQESMSDLPAGVVIGAITRNGEMVIPRGETVIQPGDHVIVFAEFDVVDGVTAKL; encoded by the coding sequence ATGAAGATCGTCATCGTCGGGGCCGGCGAGGTCGGTGGAGCGATCGCGTCGGGGTTGTGTGACAACCACGACGTGACAGTCGTGGATATCCGCGAGGATCGGGTCGACGAGTTGAACTACTCGATGGACCTCCTTGCGATCCACGGCGACTGCACTGACGTCGACACCCTCGAAGACGCCGAGGTCGAATCGGCGGACATGTTTCTCGCGGCGACCGACGACGACGAGACCAACATCGTCGCGTGTGCCACCGCCAGGGCGATCTCCGATGCGTTCACGGTCGCCCGGATCAAGGACAGCAAGTACCTCCGGACGTGGCGGCGAACCGAACAGGCGTTCGGAATCGACTTCATGGTCGCGACGAACCTACTAGCGGCGGAGTCGATCGCACGTGTCGCCGCCCTCCCGACCGCGCGTGCCGCCGACTTCTTTGCAGATGGAACCGTACAGATGGCCGAATTCGACGTCTGCGAGGGATCGCCGATCGCCGGCGAAACGGTCGAGGAAGCCGACCAGTACGACTCGCTGACGTTCGCGGCGGTCCTCCGGAACGGGGACGTCGAGATCGCCCGCGGCGGGACGCGGATCGACGTCGGCGATCGGATTGTCGTGATCGGAAGCTCACAGAGCGTCCACGAGTTCGCCCGCGACAGCGTTCCCGAAGCGATGCGCCACGAGGCAACCGAGGTCGTCATCGCCGGTGGATCCGAGATCGGCTATCACGTCGCCCGCCTGTTGAACGAACAGGGGCTATCGACCCGGCTGGTGGAAGAGGACGAAACGCGAGCCAGAAAGCTGGCGGAGAATCTCCCCGACACGCTGGTGATGCACTCGGACGCCACAGACGCCGGGTTCCTCGAACGCGAGCACGTCGGCGACGCCGACATCCTGGTGTCGGCGCTGGACAGCGACGAAAAGAACCTACTTGAATCGCTTCTCGCCGACGAGCTCGGGATCGAGCGGACCATAAGCGTAATCGATCAGTCCTCGTACGTCGGCCTCTTCGAGCGGATCGGCGTCGACGTGGCGATCAACCCCAGGAACGTCGTCGCCGAGGAGATCACCCGATTTACCCAGAGCGGAAACACCGAGAACATCGCCTTCATCGAGACTGACAAGGCAGAAGTGCTAGAGATCGAGATCGACGAAGAAAGCGTGCTCGCGGGGCGACCGATCCAGGAGTCGATGTCTGATCTACCGGCGGGCGTGGTGATCGGCGCAATCACCCGGAATGGGGAGATGGTGATCCCACGCGGGGAGACCGTCATCCAACCGGGCGATCACGTGATCGTCTTCGCAGAATTCGACGTCGTCGACGGTGTGACAGCGAAGCTTTGA
- the acnA gene encoding aconitate hydratase AcnA: MSGQDPFGAIREFEHDGTTYRMADLTALEDAGLCDLEKLPVSIRVLLESVLRNVDGEGITEEDVRNAAAWEPDVPNVEVPFQPSRVVLQDLTGVPAVVDLAALRSAADRNGMDPSLVEPEVPCDLVIDHSVQVDYFGSEDAYEKNVELEYERNAERYRAIKWAQNAFDQFQVVPPGTGIVHQVNLEHLGQVVHDRERDGDRWLVPDTLVGTDSHTPMIGGIGVVGWGVGGIEAEAALLGQPITMKLPEVVGVRLTGELPEGATATDLVLHITEQLREVGVVDRFVEFFGPGVSSLTVADRATISNMAPEQGSTISMFPVDESTLDYLELTGRDPDHIELVEEYLKAQGLFGEQEPEYTEVVEFDLGDVEPSLAGHKKPHARISMPDMRDHFTDLLQDEGVGADAGGDVDVGGDVGAGGDSLMVEKGLDLDERVSVDLEDGTTAEIGHGSVVVSAITSCTNTSNPSVMIAAGLLAKNAVEAGLEVPDYVKTSLAPGSRVVTEYLEESELLPYLEELGYHVVGYGCTTCIGNAGPLPEAIEAAIDEHDLWTTSVLSGNRNFEARIHPKIKANYLASPPLVVAYGLAGRMDVDLDEEPIGTDDDGEPVYLSDVWPSPEEVKEAIHDNVDSSMFEEKYAEAFEGDERWEALDAPTGDVYEWDEESTYIREPPFFKDFPLEKPGVSNVEDARCLMLLGDTVTTDHISPAGPFGPDLPAGQWLMDHGVEPHEFNTYGSRRGNHEVMMRGTFANVRIENEMLDGKEGGYTIHQPSGEETTVFEASERYREEDTPLVVLSGEEFGTGSSRDWAAKGTDLLGIRATIAESYERIYRDNLVGMGVLPLQFAPGDSWESLGLDGSEYFHIRGLDDGLEPNDELTVVAEKEDGDTVEFPVTAQVGTPAAVKYVEHGGILHYVLRRLLTEEN; encoded by the coding sequence ATGAGCGGACAAGACCCTTTCGGTGCGATCCGCGAGTTCGAGCACGACGGAACCACCTACCGGATGGCGGATTTAACCGCACTCGAGGACGCCGGCCTGTGTGACCTGGAGAAACTGCCGGTCAGTATCCGGGTGTTACTGGAGTCGGTGCTCCGCAACGTCGACGGCGAGGGGATCACCGAGGAGGACGTCCGCAACGCCGCCGCCTGGGAGCCGGACGTCCCCAACGTGGAGGTCCCCTTCCAGCCCTCCCGGGTCGTGCTGCAGGATCTCACGGGCGTCCCCGCGGTCGTCGACCTCGCGGCGCTGCGATCGGCCGCGGATCGAAACGGGATGGATCCCTCCCTCGTCGAGCCCGAGGTGCCCTGCGACCTGGTGATCGACCACAGCGTCCAGGTCGACTACTTCGGCTCCGAGGATGCCTACGAGAAGAACGTCGAACTGGAATACGAGCGCAACGCGGAACGCTACCGGGCGATCAAGTGGGCCCAGAACGCGTTCGACCAGTTCCAGGTCGTCCCGCCGGGGACGGGGATCGTCCACCAGGTGAACCTCGAACACCTCGGCCAGGTCGTCCACGACCGCGAGCGCGACGGCGACCGGTGGCTCGTTCCCGACACCCTCGTCGGCACCGACAGCCACACGCCGATGATCGGGGGTATCGGCGTCGTCGGCTGGGGCGTCGGCGGCATCGAGGCCGAGGCCGCCCTGCTCGGCCAGCCGATCACCATGAAGCTGCCGGAGGTCGTCGGCGTTCGACTCACCGGCGAACTCCCGGAGGGAGCCACCGCGACGGACCTGGTGTTGCACATCACCGAACAGCTCCGCGAGGTCGGCGTTGTCGACCGGTTCGTCGAGTTCTTCGGCCCGGGCGTTTCGAGCCTCACTGTCGCCGACCGGGCTACCATCTCGAACATGGCGCCCGAGCAGGGTTCGACGATCAGCATGTTCCCGGTCGACGAGTCGACGCTCGACTATCTCGAACTCACCGGCCGGGATCCGGACCACATCGAACTGGTCGAAGAGTACCTGAAAGCCCAGGGACTGTTCGGCGAACAGGAACCGGAGTACACCGAGGTCGTCGAGTTCGATCTGGGTGACGTCGAGCCAAGCCTCGCCGGTCACAAGAAGCCCCACGCCCGCATCTCGATGCCCGACATGCGGGATCACTTCACGGACCTCCTCCAGGACGAGGGTGTCGGCGCGGACGCCGGCGGTGATGTGGACGTTGGCGGGGACGTCGGGGCCGGCGGAGATTCGCTGATGGTCGAAAAAGGACTCGACCTCGACGAGCGCGTTTCGGTCGATCTCGAGGACGGCACCACCGCCGAGATCGGTCACGGCAGCGTCGTCGTCAGCGCGATCACCAGCTGTACGAACACCTCGAACCCGTCGGTGATGATCGCCGCCGGGTTGCTGGCGAAAAACGCCGTCGAGGCCGGCCTCGAGGTGCCCGACTACGTCAAGACCAGTCTCGCGCCGGGGAGCCGCGTGGTCACCGAGTACCTCGAAGAGTCGGAACTGCTTCCATATCTCGAGGAGCTGGGCTATCACGTCGTCGGCTACGGCTGTACGACCTGCATCGGCAACGCCGGCCCGCTGCCGGAGGCGATCGAGGCCGCGATCGACGAACACGACCTCTGGACCACGAGCGTCCTCAGCGGCAACCGGAACTTCGAGGCCCGGATCCACCCGAAGATCAAGGCCAACTACCTGGCGAGCCCGCCGCTCGTGGTCGCGTACGGTCTGGCGGGACGGATGGACGTCGACCTCGACGAGGAGCCGATCGGAACCGACGACGACGGCGAACCAGTCTACCTCTCGGACGTCTGGCCGAGCCCGGAGGAAGTAAAGGAGGCGATCCACGACAACGTCGACTCCTCGATGTTCGAGGAGAAGTACGCGGAGGCGTTCGAGGGCGACGAGCGGTGGGAGGCACTCGACGCCCCCACTGGCGACGTCTACGAGTGGGACGAGGAGTCGACGTACATCCGCGAGCCCCCATTCTTCAAGGACTTCCCGCTGGAGAAGCCCGGCGTCTCGAACGTCGAAGATGCTCGGTGTCTGATGCTCCTCGGCGACACTGTCACTACCGACCACATCAGCCCGGCCGGCCCGTTCGGTCCGGACCTCCCGGCTGGCCAGTGGCTGATGGATCACGGTGTCGAGCCCCACGAGTTCAACACCTACGGCTCCCGCCGGGGCAACCACGAGGTGATGATGCGCGGGACGTTCGCGAACGTCCGGATCGAAAACGAAATGCTCGACGGCAAGGAGGGCGGCTACACGATTCACCAGCCCTCCGGTGAAGAGACGACCGTCTTCGAGGCCAGCGAGCGCTACCGCGAGGAGGACACCCCGCTCGTGGTGCTGTCGGGGGAGGAGTTCGGCACCGGCTCCAGCCGCGACTGGGCGGCCAAAGGCACCGACCTGCTGGGTATCCGCGCCACCATCGCCGAGAGCTACGAACGCATCTACCGGGACAACCTGGTCGGGATGGGCGTACTACCGCTGCAGTTCGCCCCCGGTGATTCCTGGGAGTCGCTCGGACTCGACGGTTCGGAGTACTTCCACATCCGCGGGCTCGACGACGGCCTGGAACCCAACGACGAACTCACGGTGGTCGCGGAAAAGGAGGACGGCGACACCGTCGAGTTCCCGGTGACCGCACAGGTCGGGACGCCGGCGGCCGTAAAATACGTCGAACACGGCGGGATCCTCCACTACGTGCTGCGCCGGCTGCTGACCGAGGAGAACTAG
- a CDS encoding DUF5789 family protein produces the protein MADDKSGREKQARNADKRQRVRDIAAELERWDETEPEIDTAALAEFDSDLDSLDFPATGAEIVGRIGDREVEAADSMYTVEELVPETDALTFDSPSTLRVRVQRPTVAAAMKRVVEASEQLSSTDLSESQREAYEKTFRALKAIDADDDDEGIQAISDWIVDWIRDEEILPGSRAVRRQAAKFCRSNGYEIQNDNWLGI, from the coding sequence ATGGCAGACGACAAGAGCGGCCGAGAAAAACAGGCCCGTAACGCCGACAAGCGCCAGCGAGTCCGCGACATTGCTGCTGAACTTGAACGGTGGGACGAAACGGAGCCGGAGATCGACACGGCAGCCCTCGCCGAGTTCGATTCGGACCTCGATTCGCTGGACTTCCCGGCCACGGGGGCCGAAATCGTCGGGAGGATCGGCGACCGCGAAGTCGAAGCAGCCGACAGCATGTACACTGTCGAAGAACTCGTTCCGGAAACGGATGCGCTGACGTTCGATTCTCCATCTACCCTCCGAGTGCGTGTCCAGCGGCCGACAGTTGCCGCGGCCATGAAGCGAGTCGTGGAGGCCAGCGAGCAGCTTTCGAGCACGGATCTCAGTGAATCCCAGCGCGAAGCCTACGAGAAGACGTTTCGGGCGTTGAAAGCGATCGACGCCGATGACGACGACGAGGGGATCCAGGCCATCAGCGACTGGATCGTCGACTGGATTCGCGATGAAGAAATCCTCCCGGGGTCCCGGGCGGTCCGCCGGCAAGCGGCGAAGTTCTGCCGGTCCAACGGATACGAAATCCAGAACGACAACTGGCTCGGTATTTAA
- a CDS encoding DUF5658 family protein: MIPARAAWSLLAIGAAGDVITTRAGLAAGAQEANPFVETTVATAGIGELATVKLLAIAGVVLAWAWAGEIDDAPRNVIPAAIGVAWLAIAAWNAAVLAGGVT, translated from the coding sequence GTGATCCCTGCACGCGCCGCCTGGAGCCTCCTCGCGATCGGGGCGGCCGGCGACGTGATCACCACGCGGGCCGGGCTCGCTGCTGGCGCCCAAGAAGCGAACCCGTTCGTCGAGACGACGGTCGCCACCGCCGGGATCGGCGAACTGGCGACGGTGAAGCTGCTCGCGATCGCCGGCGTCGTACTCGCGTGGGCGTGGGCCGGCGAGATCGACGACGCGCCCCGGAACGTGATCCCCGCCGCGATCGGCGTGGCGTGGCTTGCGATCGCCGCCTGGAACGCGGCCGTTCTCGCGGGAGGGGTGACGTGA
- a CDS encoding universal stress protein yields MDILVPVDDSDPAKAAMEFACTNHPNANVVALHVVSPPEMIGLHAQGAGDAVGTMVDRGEEAAEELLAEFRELAADHDVDIETEVIVGEVDKSILEFARDSGVDQIVIGSHGRTGWSRITLGSVAESVVRRSPVPVTVVHPPESA; encoded by the coding sequence ATGGACATCCTTGTCCCAGTCGACGACTCTGACCCGGCGAAAGCAGCCATGGAATTCGCCTGCACCAACCACCCGAACGCGAACGTCGTGGCGCTGCACGTCGTGAGCCCCCCCGAGATGATCGGGTTGCATGCCCAGGGGGCCGGAGACGCTGTCGGCACGATGGTAGATCGGGGTGAAGAAGCCGCCGAGGAACTCCTGGCAGAGTTTCGGGAACTCGCGGCCGACCACGACGTCGACATCGAGACCGAGGTCATCGTCGGCGAGGTCGACAAATCGATACTCGAGTTCGCCAGGGATTCCGGCGTCGATCAAATCGTCATCGGGAGCCACGGCCGGACGGGATGGAGTCGTATCACGCTCGGTAGCGTGGCCGAATCTGTCGTCCGCAGATCGCCCGTCCCGGTTACGGTCGTTCACCCGCCGGAATCCGCATAG